One window of the Rhodococcus sovatensis genome contains the following:
- a CDS encoding zinc-dependent alcohol dehydrogenase: protein MRAVTWHGKRDVRVDTVPDPVIQKPTDAIIEVTSTNICGSDLHLYEVLGAFMNPGDILGHEPMGIVREVGAQVGDLAVGDRVVVPFQISCGSCYMCNKALYTQCETTQVRDQGMGAALFGYSELYGSVPGGQAELLRIPQAQFTHIKVPDGPADSRFVYLSDVLPTAWQAVAYAAIPEGGSVTVLGLGPIGDMAARIATHLGYDVIAVDRVPERLARAQARGIRIVDLGQHAGELGDVIRDMTDGRGTDSVIDAVGMEAHGSPVAKAAQQITGTLPDFMGKVMMQKAGVDRLGALYAAIDIVRRGGTISLSGVYGGMADPLPMLTMFDKQIQLRMGQANVKKWVDEIMPLLTGEDPLGVDTFATHELPLDQAPHAYEIFQKKQDGAVKVILKP from the coding sequence ATGAGAGCAGTAACGTGGCACGGCAAGCGAGACGTTCGGGTCGATACAGTGCCTGATCCGGTCATCCAAAAACCGACCGATGCAATCATCGAGGTGACGTCGACCAACATCTGCGGATCGGATCTGCATCTGTACGAGGTGCTCGGGGCATTCATGAACCCCGGGGACATTTTAGGACACGAACCGATGGGAATCGTCCGCGAAGTCGGCGCACAGGTTGGGGATTTGGCCGTCGGTGACAGAGTTGTGGTTCCGTTCCAAATCTCCTGCGGCAGCTGCTATATGTGCAACAAGGCGCTGTACACCCAGTGTGAGACCACGCAGGTTCGAGATCAGGGAATGGGTGCTGCTCTGTTCGGCTACTCGGAATTGTACGGAAGCGTTCCTGGTGGTCAGGCCGAGTTGCTACGTATACCGCAAGCCCAGTTCACTCACATCAAAGTGCCGGACGGCCCGGCGGATTCGCGGTTCGTGTATCTCTCGGACGTCCTCCCGACTGCTTGGCAGGCAGTGGCGTACGCCGCGATTCCCGAAGGCGGGTCGGTGACGGTGCTCGGGCTCGGTCCGATCGGCGACATGGCGGCCCGTATCGCAACGCATCTCGGATACGACGTCATTGCAGTGGATCGCGTACCGGAGCGGCTGGCTCGCGCGCAGGCGCGGGGGATCAGGATTGTCGATTTGGGCCAGCATGCCGGTGAGCTCGGCGACGTCATTCGTGACATGACAGACGGTCGTGGCACCGATTCCGTCATCGACGCGGTGGGCATGGAAGCACACGGCTCACCCGTGGCGAAGGCTGCCCAGCAGATCACCGGTACGTTGCCCGACTTCATGGGCAAAGTGATGATGCAGAAGGCGGGAGTCGACCGGCTCGGTGCGCTCTACGCCGCGATCGACATCGTTCGCCGCGGCGGCACGATCTCGCTGAGCGGCGTGTATGGAGGGATGGCCGATCCACTTCCGATGTTGACGATGTTCGACAAGCAGATTCAGCTCCGTATGGGTCAGGCGAATGTGAAGAAATGGGTCGACGAGATCATGCCGTTACTGACCGGTGAGGATCCTCTCGGTGTCGACACCTTCGCCACCCATGAGCTTCCCCTCGATCAAGCTCCGCATGCATACGAGATCTTTCAGAAGAAGCAGGATGGCGCGGTGAAGGTGATTTTGAAGCCGTAA
- a CDS encoding Lrp/AsnC family transcriptional regulator has translation MDGVDKHILGLLRENARCSFSELGRLVGLSTNATAARVRKLETEGVILGYTLLEGQNAAGPRGGLEVFIDVRLDPAVDYDTFTRRIELVRQVVEAIHMTGPYDYLLRAYVPDTGALDLLLRRLKSECGAAQTQTRVALRAR, from the coding sequence ATGGACGGCGTAGACAAGCATATTCTCGGCCTATTGCGGGAGAATGCCCGGTGTTCGTTCAGTGAGCTCGGCCGTCTGGTCGGGCTCAGCACCAACGCCACGGCAGCGCGAGTTCGAAAACTGGAGACCGAGGGTGTGATTCTCGGTTACACCCTTCTCGAGGGGCAGAACGCAGCTGGTCCTCGCGGCGGCCTCGAGGTATTCATCGACGTACGCCTCGATCCGGCAGTCGACTACGACACGTTCACCAGGCGGATCGAGCTCGTGCGACAGGTCGTCGAGGCAATCCACATGACCGGACCGTACGACTACTTGTTGCGGGCGTACGTCCCTGATACCGGTGCGTTGGATCTGCTTCTGCGCCGACTCAAGAGTGAGTGTGGGGCCGCACAGACACAGACGCGAGTTGCGCTGCGCGCCCGCTGA
- a CDS encoding LysE family transporter has protein sequence MVDDIWTPAAAGILAGLGVAMPMGAIAALLLREGLVNGFRVGASAAAGVATVDVCYCTVATLTGATFSRAIEDHRGAFLLASGVLIVTIGIRQLCQEFEQRNPLAPEVVRAPATKAFARFVGLTAINPITLVYFVALSGAVSVSSASWVGAAVFVVAVGGSSLAWQLLLAGLGSLFGTSVSLRTTRAVGVVASLLVVTLGAVVLVNGLAALQG, from the coding sequence ATGGTGGATGACATATGGACCCCGGCAGCCGCAGGCATCCTTGCGGGACTCGGCGTTGCCATGCCGATGGGCGCAATCGCGGCGCTACTCCTGCGCGAGGGGCTGGTCAACGGGTTCCGGGTGGGAGCCTCGGCGGCGGCGGGAGTAGCAACGGTCGATGTCTGCTATTGCACCGTCGCGACCCTCACCGGCGCGACATTCAGTCGTGCAATCGAAGATCATCGCGGAGCCTTTCTACTCGCCTCGGGGGTTTTGATCGTCACCATCGGAATTCGGCAGCTGTGTCAGGAGTTCGAACAACGAAACCCATTGGCACCGGAGGTCGTTCGAGCCCCTGCGACAAAGGCGTTCGCACGCTTCGTCGGCCTCACCGCGATCAATCCGATCACCCTGGTGTATTTCGTCGCGCTATCGGGCGCTGTGTCGGTCTCCAGTGCCTCGTGGGTCGGAGCGGCCGTCTTCGTCGTTGCAGTCGGGGGTTCTTCCCTCGCCTGGCAACTCCTTCTAGCAGGATTGGGTTCACTCTTCGGCACGTCGGTGAGTCTGAGGACGACCCGCGCCGTCGGCGTAGTCGCATCGCTGCTCGTCGTTACTTTGGGCGCTGTCGTCCTGGTCAACGGTCTCGCCGCACTCCAAGGCTAG
- a CDS encoding VOC family protein yields the protein MNPLTPYLCVADCRAAIDWYIAALGAEVTYEPIVMDDGRIGHCELAIGEARWMMSDQFDSAGVAAPDPTRGSAVSLHLMVADVDASAARISATGTTMARGPEDSPPAGRVAVFVDPFGHRWFLNQTVP from the coding sequence GTGAACCCCCTGACTCCCTACCTCTGTGTCGCAGACTGCCGAGCCGCGATCGACTGGTACATCGCCGCGCTGGGCGCCGAGGTGACCTACGAGCCGATCGTCATGGACGACGGTCGAATCGGCCACTGCGAGCTTGCGATCGGAGAGGCCCGCTGGATGATGTCGGATCAGTTCGACTCCGCCGGAGTGGCTGCCCCAGACCCGACACGTGGGTCGGCGGTGTCACTACATCTGATGGTCGCAGACGTCGATGCATCTGCGGCACGCATATCCGCGACCGGGACCACGATGGCACGCGGCCCCGAGGACAGTCCGCCTGCCGGCCGGGTAGCCGTGTTCGTCGATCCGTTCGGCCACCGCTGGTTTCTGAACCAGACGGTTCCGTGA
- a CDS encoding MerR family transcriptional regulator has product MNSTDPGSWGIGDVARRTGVTERTLRYYEELGLLTPDRDSGGRRRYDSSTLDRLYRIRLLRELGTPVAEVDPDADDLHQLTRRHLADLDARLADLARVRERVRAVEDRLLHGTRPGDEALLDLLSGLSSDEPALTRRITLLVYRDIAAGHSYLVDVLGLAPGPIAYDGDHAVHGEVHAGDGVVWLHREAPEHRMVSPLTTGSVTASLAVLVDDVDAHYDRVAATGAAIDYEPTDMPYGVREYSVRDPEGHLWSFQTPLTELDEQENS; this is encoded by the coding sequence ATGAACAGCACCGATCCCGGCAGTTGGGGAATCGGCGACGTCGCCCGACGAACCGGCGTCACCGAGCGCACGCTGCGGTACTACGAAGAGCTCGGTCTCCTGACCCCGGACCGCGACAGTGGTGGCAGGCGTCGCTACGACAGCAGCACCCTGGACCGGCTTTACCGAATTCGGTTGCTTCGCGAGTTGGGGACGCCGGTGGCCGAGGTCGACCCCGATGCTGACGATCTGCACCAGTTGACCCGCCGGCACCTCGCCGATCTCGACGCTCGCCTGGCTGACCTTGCACGTGTGCGAGAACGGGTCCGCGCTGTCGAGGACCGACTACTCCACGGCACCCGACCCGGGGATGAGGCCTTGCTGGACCTGCTGTCAGGTCTGTCGTCCGATGAGCCCGCATTGACTCGGCGAATCACGTTGTTGGTGTACCGCGACATCGCGGCTGGGCATTCCTACCTCGTGGATGTGCTGGGTTTGGCCCCGGGGCCGATCGCGTACGACGGTGACCATGCGGTGCACGGAGAGGTCCACGCGGGTGACGGTGTTGTCTGGCTGCACCGGGAGGCGCCCGAACACCGAATGGTCTCCCCGCTGACAACCGGGTCCGTCACGGCCTCGCTCGCCGTCCTCGTCGACGATGTCGACGCCCACTACGACCGCGTTGCAGCGACCGGCGCCGCGATCGATTACGAACCGACCGACATGCCCTACGGCGTCCGTGAATACAGCGTCCGCGATCCAGAGGGGCACCTCTGGTCGTTCCAGACGCCGCTCACCGAACTCGACGAACAGGAGAACTCGTGA
- the lepB gene encoding signal peptidase I, translating to MSEVENPRADATTRRRVPSWLRETAVLVVIALILSVLLQTFVGRVYLIPSESMEPTLHGCTGCTGDRIAVEKIGYRFSDPRPGDVVVFRAPTASWNVGYSSSRSTDPIVHALQDAGAWTGLVEPDENNLVKRVVATGGQTVQCCDAQGRVEVDGQPLDEQYIAMDFPFVDNALDCTTVPASGRCFGPVTVPTGNLWVMGDNRSGSADSRAHVTDEFSGTVPVGDVVGKARLIVLPPSRWGVIESPMLH from the coding sequence ATGAGCGAGGTAGAGAACCCCCGGGCCGATGCCACCACACGCAGGAGGGTGCCGTCCTGGCTACGCGAGACTGCGGTGCTCGTCGTAATCGCGCTGATTCTGAGTGTGCTGCTGCAGACGTTCGTCGGACGGGTCTACCTCATTCCGTCCGAATCGATGGAACCGACGCTACACGGGTGCACGGGTTGTACCGGCGACCGCATTGCCGTGGAGAAGATCGGCTACCGCTTCTCCGACCCCCGGCCCGGCGATGTCGTGGTCTTTCGTGCGCCCACCGCCTCCTGGAACGTCGGGTACTCCTCTTCCCGTTCGACCGACCCGATCGTCCACGCGCTGCAGGACGCGGGTGCGTGGACAGGCCTCGTTGAGCCGGACGAGAACAATCTCGTCAAACGTGTCGTCGCCACCGGCGGGCAGACGGTGCAGTGCTGCGATGCGCAAGGCCGCGTCGAGGTCGACGGACAACCACTCGACGAGCAATACATCGCAATGGACTTTCCATTCGTGGACAACGCCCTCGACTGCACGACGGTTCCGGCGTCGGGACGCTGCTTCGGCCCGGTGACGGTCCCGACCGGAAACCTGTGGGTCATGGGCGACAATCGGAGTGGCTCAGCGGATTCGCGAGCTCATGTCACAGATGAGTTCTCAGGAACAGTCCCAGTCGGTGACGTAGTCGGCAAAGCACGTCTGATCGTCCTGCCGCCGTCGAGATGGGGCGTCATCGAGTCACCGATGCTGCACTGA
- a CDS encoding AAA family ATPase has translation MTELDPPSPVDTESRYKTTGSALVRETHSAYVFLLDTVAYKKKKSIRTDFLDFSSVDSRWSALDREYTLNCRFAPDVYLGIAELTDPTGGPAEPLLKMRRLPDSAKLSTLAAAGTDLTDNLSDIARIVASVHLRSPRNHTISHEGTREALRGRWQANLHELRALAPGIIDDTVVDAIEARSARYIDGRGALFDARIASGRVVDGHGDLLADDVFCMPDGPRILDCLDFDDSLRYLDGIDDAACLAMDLEYHHRPDAAHDFLDAYLEAACDAPPASLVHHYIAYRATMRAKVACIRALQGCTESRIDASHHAQLALQHLESATVTLTLIGGLPGTGKSSLASALAEKVAAVVLSSDIVRKELAGLEPSDPHPEAVGQGLYTPSMTDHAYAELMRRARTELAAGRSVIVDASWSDPSMRDRARLVAAMSCAELVELECSAPAAASLHRIETRASRVSDATREVYEAMARTRKAWPTATDIDCSHTVPESLDAAYAQWRAVVRIPLLESAVH, from the coding sequence ATGACCGAACTCGACCCGCCAAGTCCAGTAGACACCGAGTCACGCTACAAGACAACAGGTTCGGCACTGGTACGTGAAACACATTCGGCATATGTGTTCCTACTCGACACAGTTGCGTACAAGAAGAAGAAGTCGATTCGGACCGATTTTCTGGACTTCAGCTCCGTGGACTCTCGATGGTCGGCTCTCGATCGCGAGTACACCTTGAACTGTCGATTCGCGCCGGACGTCTACTTGGGTATCGCCGAACTGACCGATCCCACCGGTGGCCCCGCTGAACCTCTTCTGAAGATGCGCAGACTCCCGGACAGCGCAAAATTGTCGACCCTTGCCGCCGCTGGGACCGACCTGACCGACAATCTGTCCGATATCGCGCGCATAGTCGCCTCCGTCCATTTGCGTAGCCCCCGTAACCACACGATCAGCCATGAAGGCACCCGCGAAGCTCTTCGCGGTCGCTGGCAGGCGAACCTGCACGAACTCCGGGCGCTGGCACCCGGCATCATCGATGACACTGTTGTCGACGCTATCGAGGCGCGAAGCGCACGGTACATCGACGGGCGCGGTGCTCTGTTCGACGCTCGAATCGCCAGTGGGCGTGTGGTGGACGGCCACGGAGACCTACTTGCCGACGATGTATTCTGCATGCCCGACGGCCCCCGAATACTCGACTGCCTCGACTTCGACGACTCCCTTCGCTACCTGGATGGAATCGATGACGCTGCTTGCCTTGCAATGGATCTTGAATATCACCATCGACCCGACGCGGCACACGACTTCCTCGACGCCTACCTCGAAGCCGCGTGCGACGCTCCACCTGCATCACTCGTGCATCACTACATCGCGTACCGAGCGACGATGCGAGCAAAAGTCGCATGCATCCGTGCCCTTCAGGGGTGCACCGAGTCGAGAATCGACGCATCGCACCATGCGCAATTGGCGTTGCAGCATCTGGAGTCGGCGACGGTGACCTTGACCTTGATCGGTGGGCTTCCGGGCACAGGAAAATCGTCCCTTGCGTCTGCGCTGGCGGAAAAAGTTGCCGCAGTTGTTCTTTCCAGCGATATCGTCCGCAAGGAACTCGCTGGGCTCGAGCCGTCCGATCCTCATCCCGAGGCAGTGGGACAAGGCCTGTACACACCCAGCATGACCGACCATGCCTACGCCGAACTGATGCGCCGGGCACGGACCGAACTGGCGGCGGGCCGTTCGGTGATCGTCGATGCGTCGTGGTCCGACCCCAGCATGCGAGATCGCGCTCGACTGGTAGCGGCGATGAGCTGCGCCGAACTGGTCGAATTGGAATGTTCGGCACCGGCCGCGGCCTCTCTGCACCGGATCGAAACCCGTGCATCGCGCGTGTCCGACGCTACCCGCGAGGTCTACGAAGCAATGGCGCGAACCAGGAAAGCATGGCCCACCGCTACCGATATCGATTGCTCCCACACCGTCCCGGAGTCGTTGGACGCTGCGTACGCACAGTGGAGAGCAGTGGTTCGTATTCCGCTGTTGGAATCCGCTGTTCACTGA
- a CDS encoding PLD nuclease N-terminal domain-containing protein yields MFHRNPGSWNEMSRRDRSTVLVLAAVQFALAAAAWVDLARRARDEVLGSKRTWALVICVNFIGPLAYFVFGRRRTPLPPSVGELPGGETSDSRVQIQSKTITIDVPDSESPIVFPVTTASVLGTVQAAVIGEYGPVGGTAPEGIALRSAVVARWPGARVFERRSTGDRGADPRGYEPFYVELDADGCRHEVNSGEVSDLLGRH; encoded by the coding sequence ATGTTTCATCGAAATCCAGGTAGCTGGAACGAGATGAGTCGACGTGATCGAAGCACGGTGCTCGTGCTGGCAGCGGTTCAGTTCGCGCTGGCGGCTGCGGCATGGGTCGACCTCGCACGGCGTGCGCGCGATGAGGTATTGGGAAGCAAGCGAACCTGGGCGCTGGTGATCTGCGTCAACTTCATCGGACCGCTCGCATACTTCGTGTTCGGCCGCAGGCGTACGCCGTTGCCGCCTTCCGTCGGCGAACTGCCCGGTGGCGAAACCTCCGATTCTCGGGTTCAGATTCAGTCGAAGACGATCACGATCGATGTTCCCGACAGCGAGTCGCCCATCGTGTTTCCGGTGACGACGGCATCGGTGCTCGGGACAGTGCAGGCTGCGGTGATCGGCGAGTACGGCCCCGTCGGAGGAACTGCGCCCGAGGGAATCGCTCTGCGGTCGGCCGTGGTTGCGCGGTGGCCGGGTGCGCGCGTGTTCGAGCGTCGGAGTACGGGCGACCGGGGTGCAGATCCGCGAGGCTACGAACCCTTTTACGTCGAATTGGACGCAGACGGGTGCCGACACGAGGTGAATTCGGGTGAGGTGTCGGACTTGTTGGGCCGCCACTGA